The Tenrec ecaudatus isolate mTenEca1 chromosome 6, mTenEca1.hap1, whole genome shotgun sequence genome has a window encoding:
- the LOC142451749 gene encoding uncharacterized protein LOC142451749 — MDSVVFEDVAIDFTQEEWASLNFAQRELYRDVMVETIRNLDSVSRQDNNGQKRFIEHKMMRFMENDCWLFMLREIYEFHGSEHHHNHKERPLRKYTVENLCASKEDEVNYKDGQCEKYSSWIANVTSLNGTPGINPFKFHEGGDHKLNHEVKILAGYKQYLCKEYGENCISPSCLKSHSESLTGERLCNCMYCEKHRSCSSPLTECLRTHSGGDRPYVCEEHGKAFPRSSQLIDSKRKQCTKKSYKCKECGKAFICPSVLTRHIGTKSREKPYECDKVFRNSLSNRHLGTRSREKHEYKECTKAFCMSSNPTRYTQTHIGVRPYVCTEYGKTFRYSSHLTEHNRIHNGEKCNEFKGFWQDFQQSVTEVKHIRSFKRKRTYVCMHCGKTFYSSSNLIGHIRTHSGEKPYECMECGKSFRHSSSLRTHVKTHSGERHYKCEECRKTFYRGSELTTHIRTHSGERPYGCEECGKAFRQSSHLAEHKRTHSGEKPYKCKECGKTFSYPSKLSKHVVTHSGERPYECKECGKAFSYPSKLAKHIETHSGNRPYECTVCGKAFRHPSTLKGHRKTHSERRPECKVCRKTFYSSSNLTRHMRTHSGERPYECMECGKTFGHPSTLRAHIRTHTGERPFECKECGKMFYQGSELAKHLRIHSGERPYICNECGKAFRLSSCLTLHKRTHSGEKPYKCKECAKAFSHSVALRRHIRCHSGERPYVCKECGKTFIQSSNLIQHKRTHSKENSHK, encoded by the exons ATG GATTCAGTGGTATTTGAGGATGTGGCCATAGACTTTACCCAGGAAGAGTGGGCTTCGCTGAATTTTGCTCAGAGGGAACtttacagagatgtgatggtagAAACCATCAGGAACCTCGACTCAG TTTCTCGACAGGATAATAATGGACAAAAAAGGTTCATTGAACATAAAATGATGCGATTCATGGAGAATGACTGCTGGTTGTTTATGTTAAGAGAAATCTATgaattccatggcagtgaacaTCACCACAACCACAAGGAAAGGCCTTTGAG AAAATACACAGTAGAGAACCTCTGTGCAAGTAAAGAAGATGAAGTAAACTATAAAGATGGCCAATGTGAAAAATATTCCTCCTGGATTGCAAATGTTACTAGTCTAAATGGAACTCCTGGTATaaatccttttaaatttcatgagGGTGGTGATCATAAACTTAATCATGAGGTCAAAATTCTCGctggatataaacaatacctgtgTAAGGAATATGGAGAAAACTGCATTAGTCCCAGTTGTTTAAAGTCTCATTCAGAATCACTTACTGGAGAGAGACTGTGTAACTGTATGTACTGTGAGAAACATCGTAGTTGTTCCTCACCCCTCACTGAATGTCTAAGaactcacagtggtggggatagGCCTTATGTATGTGAAGAACATGGAAAAGCCTTTCCTCGGTCTTCACAGCTCATTGACTCTAAAAGAAAACAGTGTACAAAGAAGTCCTataaatgtaaggaatgtgggaaagcattTATTTGCCCCTCAGTACTAACTAGACATATAGGAACTAAGAGTagagagaaaccctatgaatgTGACAAGGTTTTTAGAAATTCCTTATCAAATAGACATCTAGGAACTCGTAGTAGAGAGAAGCATGAATATAAGGAATGTACAAAAGCATTTTGTATGAGTTCTAATCCCACGAGATATACACAAACTCACATTGGTGTAAGACCTTATGTATGTACAGAGTATGGGAAAACCTTCAGGTACTCCTCACACCTTACTGAGCATAATAGAATACACAATGGAGAGAAGTGTAATGAATTTAAGGGGTTTTGGCAAGACTTTCAGCAGTCTGTAACAGAAGTTAAACATATAAGGAGTTTCAAGAGAAAGAGGacttatgtatgtatgcattgtgggaAAACATTTTATTCAAGCTCAAATCTCATTGGACATATAAGAACTCACAGTGGTGAGAAACCGTATGAATGTATGGAGTGTGGGAAGTCCTTTAGACATTCCTCATCGCTACGTACACATGTAAAAACTCATAGCGGAGAGAGACATTATAAATGTGAAGAATGTAGAAAaacattttatcggggctcagaACTAACTACACATAtaagaactcacagtggagagagacctTATGGGTGtgaagaatgtgggaaagccttcaggCAGTCCTCACACCTTGCTGAACATAAAAGAACACACAGTGGAGAGAAACCTTataaatgtaaggaatgtggaaaaacTTTTAGCTATCCTTCGAAACTATCTAAACATGTGGTAACTCATAGTGGAGAGAGGCCCTATGAGtgcaaggaatgtgggaaagcctttagctATCCTTCAAAACTAGCTAAACATATAGAAACTCACAGTGGAaacaggccttatgaatgtacagtatgtggaaaagcctttaggcACCCCTCAACACTAAAAGGACATAGAAAAACTCACAGCGAAAGGAGGCCTGAATGTAAAGTATGTAGGAAAACGTTTTATTCGAGCTCTAATCTAACTAGGCATatgagaactcacagtggagaacGACCTTATGAATGTATGGAGTGTGGGAAAACCTTTGGACATCCTTCAACACTACGTGCACATAtaagaactcatactggagagagaccttttgaatgtaaggaatgtgggaaaatgTTTTATCAAGGCTCAGAACTAGCTAAACATCTAAGAATCCACAGTGGAGAGAGACCCTATATATgtaatgaatgtgggaaagcctttaggcTGTCCTCATGCCTCACTTTACATAAAAGAACACACAGTGGCGAGAAGCCTTATAAATGTAAGGAATGTGCCAAAGCCTTTAGTCATTCTGTAGCACTAAGAAGACATATAAGATGTCACAGTGGAGAAAGGCCTTATGTatgtaaagaatgtgggaaaaCCTTTATTCAGTCTTCAAATCTTATTCAGCATAAAAGAACACACAGTAAAGAAAATTCTCACAAGTGA